From one Enterococcus sp. DIV2402 genomic stretch:
- a CDS encoding HAD family hydrolase, with amino-acid sequence MGKIIFLDVDGTLCNDLGKVPESAKEAIIKTHENGHDFFLCTGRSKAEIPEEVVQLPIRGMIGAGGGYCEVDGEVILHEVFDVIELRKLITFLEENEVEYYLESNQGLFASKNLRDRLSSLILKGTPKDSIEGQEKLQDIAWFLDLLIEDQTKIDYGDVNKVSFINQTIPYEVIHEKYEGDFYMLRSTVPIFGPDSGEIGIKNITKKTAIETVIQHLEKDKSETIAFGDGHNDLSMFEAVELSIAMGNAQDVLKDVADIVTLTHDEGGIAKSLEELHLY; translated from the coding sequence TTGGGAAAAATCATTTTTTTAGATGTTGATGGAACACTGTGTAACGACTTAGGAAAAGTGCCTGAAAGTGCGAAAGAAGCAATTATAAAGACACATGAAAATGGACATGATTTCTTTTTGTGCACAGGACGTTCGAAAGCCGAAATCCCAGAAGAAGTGGTGCAATTACCGATTCGCGGTATGATTGGTGCGGGTGGTGGTTATTGTGAAGTGGATGGCGAAGTTATTTTACATGAAGTTTTTGATGTAATTGAATTAAGAAAATTGATAACTTTTCTTGAAGAAAATGAAGTGGAATATTATTTAGAATCAAATCAAGGATTGTTTGCGAGTAAAAACCTTAGAGATAGACTGAGTAGTTTGATTTTAAAAGGAACACCGAAAGACTCGATTGAGGGTCAAGAAAAATTACAAGATATTGCCTGGTTTTTAGACTTGTTAATTGAAGATCAAACAAAGATTGATTATGGGGATGTTAATAAAGTTTCTTTTATCAATCAAACGATTCCTTATGAAGTCATCCATGAAAAATATGAGGGCGATTTTTATATGTTACGTAGTACAGTTCCAATCTTTGGTCCAGACAGTGGCGAGATAGGCATTAAAAATATCACTAAAAAAACGGCAATCGAAACAGTCATTCAGCATCTTGAAAAAGATAAGAGCGAGACGATTGCATTTGGTGATGGTCATAATGACTTGTCAATGTTTGAAGCAGTTGAATTGAGTATTGCTATGGGAAATGCGCAAGATGTTTTAAAAGATGTAGCAGATATTGTTACTTTGACACATGATGAAGGCGGTATAGCAAAATCTTTAGAAGAACTTCATTTATATTAA
- a CDS encoding MerR family transcriptional regulator gives MYTVKEASKILNMSEHTIRYYTDCELIPTLIRTKNNQRLFNQDSMNWLLGIKNLKACGLSIKEIKEFVQLSQLGDSTIKERHQIFLRSKKLAELQLAEAQARVTFLENKLRHYEEIMYNGIPDKTNPSQWKR, from the coding sequence ATGTATACAGTCAAAGAGGCTTCAAAAATTCTCAATATGAGTGAACATACCATCCGTTATTATACAGATTGCGAATTAATTCCTACTTTAATTCGCACTAAAAATAATCAACGTCTCTTTAATCAAGACTCTATGAATTGGTTGTTAGGTATAAAAAATTTAAAAGCTTGCGGGTTATCAATTAAAGAAATTAAAGAATTTGTTCAATTAAGTCAACTAGGTGATTCCACCATTAAAGAACGCCATCAAATTTTTTTACGTTCTAAGAAATTAGCAGAATTACAATTAGCAGAAGCTCAAGCTAGGGTAACTTTTCTTGAAAACAAACTGAGGCATTATGAAGAAATAATGTATAATGGGATTCCTGATAAAACCAATCCTTCTCAATGGAAAAGATAA
- a CDS encoding aldo/keto reductase: MSKRKIGNLSVSTIGMGCMGFSHGYGQVPEEAYSIEAIRKAYEFGCTFFDTAEAYGKEMFYPGHNEQLVGKAVAPFREQVILATKFHIDENEITEEIDLYTAIRKHLNASLKNLQTTYVDLYYLHRINEQISIEDIAQVMGQFIREGLIKEWGLSQVSVETLAKAHQVTPVAAVQNLYSMMERDCEQEIFPYCLKHGISVVPFSPIASGFLSGKITTETKFEGDDVRKFVPQLSKENIVANQPIIALLKTFAKEKQATNAQISLAWMLHKYSNVIPIPGSKNQERILENLGSWDVHLNNQEFEAIEFALNDVVIHGHRGHVESQQKSFGKQWEK; the protein is encoded by the coding sequence ATGAGTAAAAGAAAAATAGGAAATTTATCAGTTTCAACGATTGGTATGGGATGTATGGGTTTTTCTCATGGGTATGGACAAGTTCCAGAAGAAGCTTACAGTATTGAAGCGATTCGTAAAGCGTATGAATTTGGTTGTACATTTTTTGATACAGCAGAAGCTTATGGGAAAGAAATGTTTTATCCAGGACATAACGAGCAATTAGTTGGGAAAGCGGTTGCTCCTTTTAGAGAACAGGTTATTCTAGCAACTAAATTTCATATTGATGAAAATGAAATTACAGAAGAAATAGATTTGTATACAGCTATTCGCAAACATTTGAATGCTTCATTGAAAAACTTGCAGACAACATATGTTGATTTATATTATTTACATCGAATTAATGAACAGATTTCAATTGAGGATATTGCTCAGGTGATGGGGCAGTTCATTCGTGAAGGATTGATTAAAGAATGGGGCTTATCTCAAGTTTCAGTTGAGACGCTTGCTAAAGCACATCAGGTAACACCTGTAGCAGCCGTACAAAATCTTTATTCTATGATGGAACGTGACTGTGAGCAGGAAATATTTCCATATTGTTTAAAACATGGGATTAGTGTGGTGCCTTTTTCACCAATAGCGAGTGGTTTTTTGTCAGGTAAAATCACAACTGAAACAAAATTTGAAGGAGACGATGTAAGGAAATTTGTTCCTCAATTATCGAAAGAAAATATTGTTGCCAATCAACCGATAATAGCTCTTTTAAAGACATTTGCAAAAGAGAAACAAGCTACAAATGCGCAAATTTCGCTCGCTTGGATGCTTCATAAGTATAGTAACGTTATTCCAATTCCCGGATCTAAAAATCAAGAAAGGATTTTAGAGAATTTAGGTTCATGGGATGTTCATTTAAATAATCAAGAGTTTGAAGCAATTGAATTCGCTCTCAATGACGTAGTGATTCATGGCCATAGAGGACATGTCGAATCGCAACAAAAATCATTTGGTAAACAATGGGAAAAATAA
- a CDS encoding LysR family transcriptional regulator, translated as MEIRMLKYFLTVAEEQNITQAAKKLHITQPTLSRQIREFEESLQLDLFVRQNKKLYLTEPGMFLKKRAEEILELNEKTEQEFANYQQAILSGQISIGCVEAESSHFLSEMLEEMIADYPQVTFNIFSGTSNDITEKLDKGLLDVALLIEPTPMDKYNKLILPDKEIWGVLVSTEHFLSNQQSISATDLRGIPLICSSRKEVREMFCSWGQFTEGDLNIVGKYNLIFNVISLVENKVGAALAIKGAIDNRKNKTIFLPCAPALETNCVLVWKKDAILSSTVLTFIKKIKHALEA; from the coding sequence TTGGAAATTAGAATGTTAAAATACTTCCTAACCGTTGCAGAAGAACAAAATATTACTCAAGCAGCAAAAAAACTGCATATCACACAACCAACTTTAAGTAGACAAATTCGAGAATTCGAAGAGAGTTTACAGCTTGATTTATTTGTACGCCAAAATAAAAAACTATATTTAACTGAACCGGGTATGTTTTTGAAGAAACGAGCAGAAGAAATTTTAGAGTTGAATGAAAAAACCGAACAAGAATTTGCGAATTATCAACAGGCTATTTTAAGTGGTCAAATTTCAATTGGTTGTGTAGAAGCGGAAAGTTCTCATTTTTTATCAGAAATGTTAGAAGAAATGATTGCTGATTATCCTCAAGTAACATTCAATATTTTTAGTGGAACGAGTAATGATATTACTGAAAAATTAGATAAAGGTCTGTTAGATGTTGCGTTATTAATTGAACCAACGCCTATGGATAAATACAATAAATTGATTTTACCAGACAAAGAAATCTGGGGAGTATTAGTTTCGACAGAACATTTTTTAAGTAACCAACAGAGCATTTCTGCAACAGATCTTCGAGGGATTCCGCTTATTTGTTCTAGTCGTAAAGAAGTCAGAGAGATGTTTTGTTCTTGGGGACAATTCACAGAAGGCGACTTAAATATTGTTGGGAAATACAATTTAATTTTTAATGTCATTTCTTTAGTAGAAAATAAAGTGGGAGCTGCCTTAGCGATTAAAGGAGCCATTGATAATCGAAAAAATAAGACAATCTTCCTACCTTGCGCCCCCGCACTTGAAACTAATTGTGTACTTGTCTGGAAAAAAGATGCCATCCTTAGTTCAACAGTTCTTACATTTATCAAAAAAATCAAACATGCTTTAGAGGCATGA
- a CDS encoding flavodoxin has product MTIIIYFSRKDENFVNGQIKTLVKGNTKILAEKIGEKLQLSVVEICPKVPYPFDYYEAMAIVEKEKVTKDKPIFHELAIDWNRVETIFLGFPNWFGSLPQIVVHFLETVDLSAKTIYPFCTHEGSAFGCSLIELKKICPNANVKVGLPVRGSRVEKADNAIANWLTQYSITEEI; this is encoded by the coding sequence ATGACAATTATAATCTACTTTTCTAGAAAAGATGAAAATTTCGTTAATGGTCAAATTAAAACACTAGTGAAGGGAAATACAAAAATTTTAGCAGAAAAAATTGGAGAAAAGTTACAACTCTCGGTAGTTGAAATTTGTCCGAAAGTTCCGTATCCCTTTGACTATTACGAGGCAATGGCCATTGTTGAAAAGGAAAAAGTAACGAAGGACAAGCCTATTTTTCATGAACTAGCGATTGACTGGAATCGAGTAGAAACGATTTTTTTAGGATTTCCAAACTGGTTTGGTTCGCTTCCGCAGATAGTTGTTCACTTTTTAGAAACAGTTGATTTGTCAGCTAAAACAATTTATCCATTTTGTACACATGAAGGAAGTGCTTTTGGTTGCAGTTTAATTGAGCTAAAAAAAATCTGTCCAAACGCAAATGTAAAGGTAGGTTTACCAGTTAGAGGTTCAAGAGTTGAGAAAGCTGATAATGCTATTGCAAACTGGCTTACACAGTATTCGATAACGGAGGAGATATAA
- a CDS encoding cupin domain-containing protein, with product MAKFEEVKDGVIFPSGDKNDAFAQYFVGQSYLKTLVADPSVNVGVGNVTFEPGCRNNWHIHHDGFQILLVTGGEGWYQEVGKEAQFLKPGDVVVTHDGVKHWHGAAQDSWFEHIAITAGTPEWLEPVSDEIYLNLKK from the coding sequence ATGGCAAAATTTGAAGAAGTCAAAGATGGTGTGATTTTTCCAAGTGGTGATAAAAATGATGCGTTTGCTCAATATTTTGTTGGGCAAAGTTATTTGAAAACCCTTGTCGCGGATCCGTCAGTTAATGTCGGTGTAGGAAATGTGACATTTGAACCAGGATGTCGAAACAATTGGCATATTCATCACGATGGTTTCCAAATTCTTTTAGTTACAGGCGGTGAAGGCTGGTATCAAGAGGTAGGAAAAGAAGCTCAATTCTTAAAGCCAGGCGATGTTGTCGTTACACATGATGGGGTAAAGCATTGGCATGGTGCAGCACAAGATAGTTGGTTTGAACATATTGCAATTACTGCTGGCACTCCAGAATGGCTAGAACCAGTTTCTGATGAGATTTATTTAAATTTAAAAAAATAA
- a CDS encoding carboxymuconolactone decarboxylase family protein: MPKQTAGRDNLGEFAPQFAALNDDVLFGEVWDREAQLSQRDRSLITVASLLTQGVPQLEAHLNIAKQNGVTKEEIVELITHLAFYAGWPKAWSAFNLAKEIFDDE; this comes from the coding sequence ATGCCAAAACAAACAGCTGGAAGAGATAACTTAGGAGAATTTGCCCCACAATTTGCAGCATTAAATGATGATGTCTTATTTGGTGAAGTATGGGATCGGGAAGCACAACTTTCTCAACGTGATCGTAGTTTAATCACTGTTGCAAGTCTGTTAACCCAAGGTGTTCCTCAATTAGAAGCACATCTAAATATTGCTAAGCAAAATGGCGTAACAAAAGAAGAAATTGTCGAATTAATTACACATCTTGCTTTTTATGCTGGATGGCCGAAAGCATGGTCAGCATTTAATTTAGCCAAAGAAATTTTTGATGACGAGTAA
- a CDS encoding MFS transporter — MKFFSTKLIALLSVALVVNSAPAISANIPAITQYFSKINPVYVGLLTTIPSLFLVIGVFLTSFIEKKIGKKYTIITGLIIVGIFGTLPAWYQGSFALLFLSRCLLGLGIGLFNRLLIQMISQLFQKDNLKKAKALGLESACEGLGGIFMTIAVGQLVKINWESSFLVYAFAMISLLFVFVFIPNESTNKAEASVREVKVSKERKIKSILLGFVLFCIVLLFINYNLQITPLLIEQGIGDATNGSNMIAAIATGAFIAGNLFGVTYAYLQRWLLPLAAFVAGGSIFLTSWSFSVAFTLICSLVLGFAFRNIMPYFMHTFTTGGEAVAKFGTTVVLVAYNLGATLAPYASQGISLLSGNTSASNQIIFTGVGLCSIGLVTLIFNKYMTV; from the coding sequence ATGAAATTTTTTTCAACGAAATTAATAGCCTTATTATCGGTAGCTTTGGTTGTTAATTCTGCCCCAGCTATTTCGGCTAATATTCCAGCTATTACCCAATATTTTTCGAAAATAAACCCTGTGTATGTTGGTTTACTGACAACGATTCCGTCTCTATTTTTGGTAATTGGCGTATTTTTAACTAGCTTTATTGAAAAGAAAATAGGAAAAAAATATACAATTATTACAGGATTAATTATTGTTGGGATTTTTGGGACACTGCCTGCATGGTACCAAGGTAGTTTTGCGCTTTTGTTTCTTTCAAGATGTTTATTGGGCTTAGGAATTGGTTTGTTTAATCGTTTGCTAATTCAAATGATTAGTCAGCTATTTCAAAAAGATAATCTCAAAAAAGCGAAAGCATTGGGATTAGAAAGTGCCTGTGAAGGTTTAGGCGGTATTTTTATGACAATTGCAGTAGGACAGTTAGTGAAAATAAATTGGGAAAGCTCTTTTTTAGTGTATGCTTTTGCAATGATTAGTTTGCTATTTGTGTTTGTATTTATTCCAAATGAAAGTACTAATAAAGCTGAAGCATCCGTTAGAGAAGTTAAGGTTTCAAAGGAACGAAAAATAAAATCTATTTTATTGGGCTTTGTTTTATTCTGTATTGTTTTGCTATTTATCAATTACAATTTACAGATAACGCCTTTATTGATTGAACAGGGAATTGGCGATGCAACTAATGGGAGTAACATGATTGCAGCGATTGCAACAGGAGCGTTTATTGCAGGGAATTTATTTGGAGTAACTTATGCTTATTTACAGCGTTGGTTACTCCCCCTTGCAGCCTTTGTAGCTGGTGGAAGTATTTTTTTAACTAGTTGGTCATTTTCTGTTGCTTTTACATTAATTTGTTCGTTGGTGCTAGGTTTTGCTTTTCGGAATATTATGCCTTATTTCATGCATACATTTACTACAGGTGGTGAAGCAGTAGCAAAATTTGGTACGACAGTTGTATTAGTTGCTTATAATTTAGGAGCGACACTTGCACCGTACGCATCACAAGGTATTTCTTTACTTAGCGGTAATACTAGTGCAAGTAATCAAATCATTTTTACGGGAGTAGGATTATGTAGTATTGGATTAGTTACATTGATCTTTAATAAGTATATGACTGTTTAA
- a CDS encoding aldo/keto reductase: MEYVKLGNTGMDVSRICLGAMSFGDPHNWIHEWVLEEDESRPIIKRALDLGINFFDTANVYSLGRSEEILGKALKDYANRDEIVLATKVHQKMFDGPNGQGLSRKAIMSQIDQSLQRLQTDYVDLYIIHRWDYDTPIEETMEALHDVVKAGKARYIGASAMYAYQFQKANHVAEKNGWTKFVSMQNHLNLMYREEEREMIPYCIDQGIALTPYSPLASGRLVKPFSESSLRRETDPAQRAKYDESAEKDRIIIERVAEIADKHHVSRVEVALAWLLQKENLAAPIIGATKLSHVETAVKAIDFKLTEEEVTYLEEEYIPHKIVGFS, translated from the coding sequence ATGGAATATGTGAAATTAGGAAATACTGGAATGGATGTTTCTAGAATTTGTTTGGGAGCGATGAGTTTTGGGGATCCCCATAATTGGATTCACGAATGGGTTTTAGAAGAAGATGAGAGTCGTCCGATTATTAAGCGTGCACTAGATTTAGGTATTAATTTTTTTGATACGGCAAATGTCTATTCTTTAGGGCGTAGTGAAGAAATATTAGGTAAAGCGCTGAAAGATTATGCCAATCGTGATGAAATTGTTCTAGCTACAAAGGTGCATCAAAAAATGTTTGACGGTCCGAATGGGCAAGGATTATCTAGAAAAGCAATCATGTCACAAATTGATCAAAGCTTGCAACGACTACAAACAGATTATGTGGACTTGTATATTATTCATCGATGGGATTACGATACACCGATTGAAGAAACGATGGAAGCATTACATGATGTAGTGAAAGCAGGAAAGGCACGTTATATTGGAGCTTCAGCGATGTATGCCTATCAATTTCAGAAAGCCAATCATGTTGCTGAAAAAAATGGTTGGACAAAATTTGTGTCTATGCAAAATCATTTGAATTTGATGTATCGTGAAGAAGAACGTGAAATGATTCCCTATTGTATCGATCAAGGGATTGCTTTGACGCCATACAGTCCGTTAGCTTCAGGGAGACTTGTCAAACCATTTTCTGAAAGTTCTTTAAGACGAGAAACAGATCCAGCACAAAGAGCGAAATACGATGAATCTGCAGAAAAAGATCGAATTATTATCGAGCGCGTAGCAGAAATCGCGGACAAGCATCATGTCAGTCGTGTAGAAGTAGCATTAGCTTGGCTTTTACAAAAAGAGAATTTAGCGGCGCCAATTATCGGCGCTACCAAACTTAGTCACGTCGAAACAGCAGTCAAAGCCATTGACTTTAAATTAACTGAAGAAGAAGTGACCTATTTGGAAGAAGAGTACATTCCACATAAAATTGTCGGATTTTCATAA
- a CDS encoding MerR family transcriptional regulator: MNISEVAARYQLTPATLRYYEQQGLIPPIARTKAGNRTYSNEDVNWIEFIKCMRDSGLSIESLAEYTKLYQKGDETLEERQAILIVEYKKLLEKQQQINETVFKLGNKIKNYEAKIKTGESQTASYANGSVE, from the coding sequence ATGAATATTTCAGAAGTAGCTGCTAGGTATCAATTGACACCAGCAACTTTACGATATTATGAACAACAGGGGTTGATTCCACCTATTGCACGCACCAAGGCGGGGAATCGAACCTACTCCAACGAAGATGTAAATTGGATTGAATTTATTAAATGCATGCGCGATTCTGGATTATCAATTGAATCATTAGCTGAATATACGAAATTATATCAAAAAGGAGATGAAACCTTAGAAGAACGGCAGGCGATTTTGATTGTGGAATATAAAAAATTACTAGAAAAACAACAGCAAATAAATGAAACAGTATTTAAATTAGGAAATAAAATAAAAAACTATGAAGCAAAAATAAAAACAGGCGAAAGTCAAACCGCTAGTTATGCTAATGGGAGCGTTGAATAG
- a CDS encoding MurR/RpiR family transcriptional regulator, with protein MYLFQKIEETVFKQYDARRTIGEFLLANREKLSEYTMEDIAKLTHTSKATLVRFAKYFNYSGWKEFMYAFTHEVAHFNDNHFDVDTNVPFDNAADTLEIIENIANLRMQTIKETSSLMSVTDINHAANILNQAETIIIYGRSPNSYFGELFKRNLNTIHKKAFVADTDEAGLISNTLTSKDCAIIISYSGNNSDSYPMKNVKILLNNRVPIISITSGGENYLRDYSTIVLNVSSREKLYSKIANFSTEESIQFILTILYAKVFSLNYDENMKTKIANSRRLEVKRQTTFKDISEDF; from the coding sequence ATGTATCTCTTTCAGAAAATTGAAGAAACTGTCTTTAAACAATATGATGCCCGTCGAACAATCGGAGAATTTCTTTTAGCCAATCGTGAAAAACTATCAGAATATACCATGGAAGACATCGCTAAATTGACGCACACTTCAAAAGCAACATTGGTTCGATTTGCGAAATATTTTAATTATTCTGGGTGGAAGGAATTCATGTACGCTTTTACACATGAAGTGGCTCATTTTAATGACAATCATTTTGATGTCGACACCAATGTTCCTTTTGATAATGCCGCAGATACTTTGGAAATTATTGAAAATATTGCGAATCTTCGAATGCAAACGATTAAAGAAACATCTTCATTAATGTCGGTGACTGATATTAATCATGCAGCTAATATTTTGAACCAAGCAGAGACGATTATTATTTATGGAAGAAGTCCGAATTCTTATTTTGGAGAGTTATTTAAAAGAAACCTAAATACAATTCATAAGAAAGCTTTTGTAGCTGATACAGATGAAGCGGGATTGATTTCAAATACCTTGACTAGTAAAGATTGTGCCATCATTATTTCTTATTCTGGCAATAATTCTGACTCTTATCCAATGAAAAATGTAAAAATTCTTCTAAACAATCGTGTGCCAATCATTAGTATAACCAGTGGCGGAGAAAACTATTTGCGCGACTATTCTACCATTGTTTTAAATGTATCAAGCAGAGAAAAACTATATTCAAAAATAGCTAATTTTTCTACCGAAGAGTCCATTCAATTTATCTTAACTATTTTATATGCCAAAGTATTTTCTTTGAATTATGATGAAAATATGAAGACCAAAATAGCTAATTCACGTAGGTTGGAAGTGAAAAGACAAACAACATTTAAAGATATTTCAGAAGATTTCTAA
- a CDS encoding MBL fold metallo-hydrolase, producing MTDKKQALPPQTIFFAQEAFQKNEETMIRWLGNSGILLNSRGTCLMVDPVLEEFDLPLLIELPIKTADVPYLEAILITHSDNDHYSLPTIKKLAPKTSSFHGPNYVAELMAKQLAVAATGHALYDEFMVDNLKVTLTKANHLWQNETDKFDRIFKIEDYCGFWIDTPDGTLWIPGDSRLLPEQLEMPQPDAILFDFNDNTWHIGFENAIKLANTYPHADLILSHWGTVDAPHIDAFNGNPEDLYDRIINPKRIQLVAAGEAFKLTKK from the coding sequence ATGACAGATAAGAAACAAGCACTTCCTCCACAAACGATTTTTTTTGCGCAAGAAGCCTTTCAAAAAAATGAAGAGACGATGATTCGCTGGTTGGGAAATTCAGGAATTTTATTGAATAGCAGAGGAACTTGCCTGATGGTGGATCCTGTTTTAGAAGAATTTGACTTACCTTTATTAATTGAATTGCCAATTAAAACCGCAGATGTTCCTTACTTAGAGGCTATTTTAATTACACATTCTGATAACGATCATTACAGTTTGCCAACTATAAAAAAATTAGCTCCGAAAACGTCTTCTTTTCATGGACCAAACTACGTTGCGGAATTAATGGCAAAGCAATTAGCAGTCGCAGCTACAGGACATGCTCTTTATGATGAATTTATGGTTGATAATTTAAAGGTGACTTTAACAAAAGCCAATCATTTGTGGCAAAATGAAACAGATAAATTTGATCGTATTTTTAAAATAGAAGATTATTGTGGATTTTGGATTGATACTCCTGATGGAACACTGTGGATTCCTGGAGATTCTCGATTACTTCCAGAACAGTTAGAAATGCCACAACCCGATGCCATTCTTTTTGATTTTAATGACAATACTTGGCATATTGGTTTTGAAAATGCAATTAAATTAGCAAATACATATCCCCATGCGGATTTAATTCTCTCACACTGGGGAACTGTTGATGCGCCACACATTGATGCCTTTAACGGGAATCCTGAAGATTTATATGACAGAATTATCAATCCCAAACGTATTCAATTAGTTGCTGCTGGCGAAGCTTTTAAATTAACAAAGAAATAA
- a CDS encoding beta-glucoside-specific PTS transporter subunit IIABC, translating into MSKKYEQLAKEIVQQLGGKENITDAYHCQTRLRFKVADESKLNKDKLEELDGVTKYIHNAGVHQVVIGTHVKDVFEEVEKNIDVQTSNDNGSTEKKGLVATVIDFVSGTFQPVIPALSGAGMVKAVLALLIVFKVITPDSQTYYMLNLFADGVFFFLPMILAFTVAQKLRCNPILAVSVAAMMLHPNWGALVTAGEPVNFFGFIPFTLATYTGSVIPILIVIFFQSYVEKFLNKVIPKSVELVFVPMLTFLIMGTLAFSLFGPIGSILGGYLATFFTFLSVNASWVPAVLIGGLLPVMVMFGLHNGVAPLGVMQMAELGYDSIFGPGALVSNIAQATAAAVVAFRTKNKKIKQVAVSGSITAYMGITEPVLYGVNLPKKYPLIAAMIGGASGGLYAGLTNTHRFATGSSGLPAVLLYIGDDTMKFFWNIIIALIISAAVTAVLTYVLSFKYEKDEITDVPEIKPIILEDTRLISPIPGTVIPLSQVQDEAFASEALGKGFAINPSEGEVFAPFNGKVVAVFPTKHAIGLMSDSGVEILIHVGLNTVELNGQYFDALVEPDQPVTKGQLLLTFDVKKIEAAGYPTQVPVVVTNTPQYSSIEMIKQGDVNKDEEVLVVKV; encoded by the coding sequence ATGAGCAAAAAATATGAACAGTTGGCTAAAGAGATAGTTCAACAATTAGGCGGCAAAGAAAATATTACTGACGCCTATCATTGTCAAACAAGATTACGTTTTAAAGTAGCGGATGAATCGAAGTTAAACAAAGACAAATTAGAAGAGTTAGATGGTGTGACGAAATATATTCATAATGCAGGTGTGCATCAAGTTGTCATTGGTACTCATGTGAAGGATGTGTTTGAAGAAGTTGAAAAAAATATTGATGTTCAAACTTCAAACGATAACGGTTCAACTGAGAAAAAAGGGCTAGTAGCTACAGTGATCGATTTTGTTTCAGGAACCTTCCAACCAGTTATTCCAGCATTATCTGGAGCTGGGATGGTAAAGGCAGTTTTAGCTCTTTTGATTGTATTTAAGGTGATTACCCCTGATTCTCAAACGTATTATATGTTGAATCTATTTGCTGATGGCGTATTTTTCTTTCTACCCATGATTTTGGCGTTTACAGTTGCTCAAAAGTTGCGCTGTAATCCTATTCTAGCTGTTTCTGTAGCAGCAATGATGTTGCATCCAAATTGGGGAGCTTTAGTAACAGCAGGAGAACCAGTTAATTTCTTCGGATTCATTCCCTTTACTTTAGCTACGTATACTGGTTCAGTTATTCCTATTTTAATTGTTATTTTCTTCCAATCTTATGTAGAAAAATTCTTAAATAAAGTGATTCCAAAATCAGTCGAATTAGTGTTTGTTCCGATGTTAACTTTTCTAATCATGGGAACATTGGCGTTCTCTTTATTTGGACCAATTGGTAGTATTTTGGGCGGTTATTTAGCAACTTTCTTTACTTTCTTAAGCGTAAATGCCAGCTGGGTACCAGCTGTTTTAATTGGTGGTTTGCTTCCAGTAATGGTTATGTTTGGCTTACACAACGGAGTGGCACCCCTTGGCGTTATGCAAATGGCTGAATTAGGTTATGATAGTATTTTTGGTCCAGGCGCATTGGTTTCAAATATTGCACAGGCGACTGCTGCAGCGGTAGTTGCTTTCCGTACAAAAAATAAAAAAATAAAACAAGTAGCCGTTTCAGGATCAATTACTGCTTATATGGGAATTACAGAACCTGTATTATATGGAGTGAATTTACCTAAAAAATATCCATTGATTGCAGCCATGATTGGTGGAGCTTCAGGTGGATTATATGCCGGTTTAACAAATACACATCGCTTTGCAACAGGCTCATCTGGATTACCAGCTGTGCTCCTTTATATTGGTGATGATACAATGAAATTTTTCTGGAATATTATCATTGCATTAATTATTTCTGCAGCTGTGACAGCAGTATTAACCTACGTTTTAAGCTTCAAATATGAAAAAGATGAGATAACAGATGTACCAGAAATCAAACCGATTATTTTAGAAGACACTCGTTTGATTAGCCCTATTCCCGGGACAGTTATTCCTTTAAGTCAAGTTCAGGATGAAGCATTTGCATCTGAAGCGTTAGGAAAAGGTTTCGCAATTAATCCATCTGAAGGAGAAGTTTTTGCACCATTTAATGGGAAAGTTGTTGCAGTTTTTCCTACTAAACATGCCATTGGTCTTATGTCGGACTCAGGTGTGGAAATTTTAATTCATGTTGGTTTGAATACAGTCGAGCTAAATGGTCAATATTTTGACGCATTAGTAGAACCGGATCAGCCAGTTACCAAAGGACAGTTACTGTTGACTTTTGATGTGAAGAAAATTGAAGCAGCAGGGTATCCAACGCAAGTACCCGTTGTAGTAACAAATACACCACAATATTCCTCAATTGAAATGATTAAACAAGGGGACGTGAATAAAGACGAAGAAGTATTAGTCGTCAAAGTTTAG